From a region of the Syngnathus scovelli strain Florida chromosome 19, RoL_Ssco_1.2, whole genome shotgun sequence genome:
- the recql4 gene encoding ATP-dependent DNA helicase Q4 isoform X2 → MDRYNEVKLLLKSWEQVFVKEHQRKPVKEDIDKASEDTRNLYKEYHSLKLAKEKSGSSNATRINTKLTECAPQKDCWGSHLNRSVLPASSPRSLSALDRDSLKASAQYYGLKLKNNLATLTSKEKPVSLKKSGRVPVNSLKKDAQSAQKNNAVFTSFDAESSPFSPRREKPSLEVVSDKLPPVDAQEPSELFPPVPETSKDSVSTGGTQVPISSGNVEKDSGTLHGGLGPASRGVLQIPATPGRPSPANRLSFVDRKWLERCQVFDELGAEEKPGAGNQEGCRLMETDEKQVDKKDGMINIPLNVAPHSQQKKENSEDTAPPKEASESPPKKSKKKRQREGGAIEEGGAQKKRRRKKNEEGDEKIEEKAEGDGKKRRRKKGKEDTEVEEDKATKVPKKVPQENLLGEVDEDFGTRRSYQAQSVRARGSKVAEGNFVKINLKKKSHVKGYALRGMALRKQLYIQKFQLKGERFGGGGGFLGRGRRGGFRGGFRGGHSRQGDTCYKCGATGHWAIHCKGPAPPPSTCEEQPVDEEEPFELPTLEEVARATGTLQPQDQGASFKEEREPENSSKDEALLNVIRPDYERPTPPPPMEPLYRLTDDGKLQATPDDVFDALRELGYSSFRAGQEEAIMRILSGLSTLVVLSTGMGKSLCYQLPAYLYAKRSNCITLVISPLVSLMDDQLSGLPANLKAACIHSNMTMKQREAAIQKVKAGLVCVLLLSPEALVGGGAGSSSGCLPSAQELPPVAFACIDEAHCVSEWSHNFRPCYLRLCKVLRERLGVRCLLGLTATATLSTALDIAHHLDIHDQDGIAVRSAAVPANLHLSVSMDREKDQALVSLLKGDRFGCLDSIIVYCTRREETARVAALLRTCLQGVLVKENKDISNSQTQVNPVGQKKKELARKKIRKPLKWQAESYHAGLSGSERRRVQNNFMCGELRIVVATVAFGMGLDKSDVRGIIHYNMPKSFESYVQEIGRAGRDGEPAHCHLFLEPEGMDLHELRRHIYSDTVDYYTVKRLVQKVFPACKCKQIHQKQKELIQDVGDAELLEMMETCNQEIGHDTSTRQEMIHSTDNGHKTDDSDANNVSVEVVGEQEVGSSSDWPVERVCHTHERAVPIQETVETLDITEEGIETLLCYLELHPQRFVELLHHTLSVCKVSCYEGPRQLRKITKICPPVAVVLARRRMAGERVESYDQLEFDVVEVADTMGWQLPLVKRGLRQLQWSTGKAGGRSGVLVEFSSLSFYFRSYGDLSDEELDKVCRFLHRRVQDRERSQLYQLSACFRAFKSVAFKNVLSCTDDLDEGRSLRLKDLLSDYFDKRRERDLTLEPMEPEDSLDRYKLLDWEDQIRADIRSFLSIRSDEKFSGRAIARIFHGIGSPCYPAQMYGRDRRYWRKYIEFDFNQLIKLATQAIIEYK, encoded by the exons ATGGACCGCTACAACGAGGTAAAACTCCTGCTGAAAAGCTGGGAGCAAGTTTTTGTCAAAGAGCACCAAAGGAAACCAGTCAAG GAGGACATTGACAAAGCTTCAGAGGACACGAGGA ATTTATACAAAGAATACCATAGTTTAAAACTAGCCAAAGAGAAAAGTGGCAGCAGCAATGCAACCAGAATTAACACCAAACTGACTGAATGTGCACCTCAAAag GACTGCTGGGGTTCTCACCTGAATCGCAGCGTTTTACCGGCTTCTTCGCCCAGGTCCCTTAGTGCCTTGGACAGAGATTCTCTCAAGGCTTCTGCGCAATATTATGGCCTCAAACTAAAAAACAACCTGGCGACACTGACTAGCAAG GAGAAACCAGTCTCGTTGAAAAAATCTGGGCGTGTGCCTGTGAACTCTTTAAAAAAAGACGCTCAAAGTGCACAGAAGAATAACGCTGTCTTCACATCCTTTGATGCAGAATCCAGCCCCTTTTCCCCAAG ACGGGAGAAGCCAAGCCTAGAAGTCGTGTCTGATAAGCTCCCCCCAGTGGATGCTCAGGAACCTTCTGAGCTATTTCCACCAGTTCCGGAAACGTCCAAAGATTCTGTTAGTACTGGTGGGACTCAGGTGCCTATCTCTAGTGGCAATGTAGAAAAAGACTCAGGGACTTTACATGGAGGCCTTGGTCCTGCGAGTCGAGGAGTGCTTCAAATTCCTGCCACCCCAGGAAGACCTTCACCCGCCAACCGACTGAGCTTTGTGGACAGGAAGTGGCTGGAGAGGTGTCAAGTTTTTGATGAGCTGGGAGCTGAAGAGAAGCCCGGTGCAGGAAACCAGGAGGGGTGTCGGCTAATGGAGACTGATGAGAAACAAGTAGACAAAAAAGATGGAATGATAAATATTCCACTGAATGTCGCTCCACATTCCCAGCAAAAGAAGGAAAATTCTGAAGACACGGCACCACCGAAAGAGGCCAGTGAGAGCCCTCCAAAGAAAAGCAAGAAGAAGAGGCAGCGGGAAGGAGGGGCAATAGAAGAAGGGGGAGCCCAGAAGAAGaggagaagaaagaagaacGAGGAAGGGGATGAGAAGATTGAGGAGAAAGCCGAAGGAGATGGGAAGAAGAGACGCAGGAAGAAGGGAAAAGAGGATACCGAGGTGGAGGAAGACAAAGCAACTAAGGTGCCAAAGAAG GTTCCTCAGGAGAACCTGCTTGGCGAAGTTGATGAAGACTTTGGTACCAGGAGATCATATCAAGCACAGTCAGTCCGAGCCAG GGGCTCCAAGGTTGCAGAGGGCAACTTTGTGAAGATCAATCTGAAAAAGAAATCTCACGTCAAAGGATATGCCTTGAGAGGAATGGCCCTGCGCAAACAA TTGTACATACAGAAGTTCCAGTTGAAAGGCGAACGTTTTGGTGGCGGTGGTGGCTTTTTGGGTAGAGGACGGCGTGGCGGCTTTCGTGGCGGCTTTCGTGGCGGCCATAGCCGCCAGGGGGACACTTGCTACAAGTGCGGCGCCACAGGACACTGGGCCATCCACTGCAAGGGACCAG cacctCCGCCTTCTACTTGCGAGGAGCagcccgttgatgaagaggagcCCTTCGAGCTACCCACCCTGGAGGAGGTTGCCAGGGCGACAGGAACACTGCAACCTCAGGACCAAGGTGctagtttcaaagaagagcgagAACCTGAGAACAGCAGCAAAGACGAAGCTCTGCTCAACGTGATCCGTCCCGACTACGAGCGTCCAACACCTCCGCCACCCATGGAGCCGCTTTACCGCCTCACAGACGATGGCAAACTTCAGG CGACACCTGACGACGTCTTCGATGCTCTCCGAGAACTTGGCTACAGCTCGTTCAGGGCGGGGCAGGAGGAAGCCATCATGAGGATCCTGTCAG GTCTCTCCACCCTGGTGGTGTTGTCGACAGGGATGGGCAAGTCGCTTTGCTATCAGCTGCCAGCTTACTTGTATGCCAAGCGGTCCAATTGCATCACTTTAGTCATCTCCCCGCTTGTCTCGCTCATGGATGACCAG CTCTCTGGCCTCCCAGCCAACCTGAAAGCAGCCTGCATCCATTCCAACATGACAATGAAACAACGAGAAGCTGCGATACAAAAG GTAAAGGCAGGTCTAGTGTGTGTGCTGCTGCTCTCTCCCGAAGCACTGGTTGGCGGAGGTGCCGGCTCCAGTTCGGGATGCCTTCCCTCTGCGCAGGAGCTCCCCCCAGTGGCCTTTGCGTGCATCGATGAAGCCCACTGCGTGTCGGAATGGTCCCACAACTTCCGCCCATGCTACCTAAGGCtttgtaaa GTGTTGAGGGAGCGTTTGGGTGTGCGGTGTTTGCTTGGACTCACAGCCACGGCCACATTGTCTACAGCTCTGGACATCGCTCACCACCTGGACATCCACGACCAGGACGGTATCGCTGTCCGATCCGCCGCCGTGCCCGCCAACCTGCACCTTTCTGTGTCCATGGACCGGGAGAAGGATCAG gctCTGGTGTCCTTGTTAAAAGGCGATCGCTTCGGTTGCCTGGACTCCATCATCGTTTACTGCACCAGGAGGGAGGAGACGGCTCGCGTGGCTGCGCTGCTAAGAACATGCCTGCAGGGAGTTCTCGtgaaagaaaataaagacaTCAGCAACAGCCAAACGCAAGTCAACCCAGTGGGACAAAAGAAGAAAGAACTTG CAAGGAAGAAGATTCGTAAACCTCTCAAGTGGCAGGCCGAGTCATATCACGCAGGCCTCTCGGGGTCAGAACGCCGCCGAGTTCAAAACAACTTCAtgtgcggcgagctgcggatcgTGGTGGCCACTGTGGCGTTTGGCATGGGCCTAGACAAATCTGACGTGCGGGGCATCATTCACTACAACATGCCCAAG AGCTTTGAGAGTTACGTCCAAGAAATCGGGAGAGCGGGAAGAGATGGAGAACCAGCGCACTGTCACCTCTTCCTTGAGCCTGAA GGTATGGACCTCCATGAGCTGCGACGTCACATCTATTCCGACACGGTGGACTACTACACGGTGAAAAGGCTGGTCCAGAAAGTATTCCCGGCATGCAAATGCAAACAAATccaccaaaaacaaaaagagcTGATCCAG GACGTCGGTGATGCTGAGCTGTTGGAGATGATGGAGACGTGCAATCAGGAAATCGGTCACGACACATCCACCCGACAGGAGATGATACATTCCACAGACAATGGTCATAAAACGGACGATTCGGATGCCAACAATGTCAGTGTGGAGGTTGTAGGTGAGCAGGAAGTTGGAAGCTCTTCTGATTGGCCCGTGGAACGAGTGTGTCACACTCATGAGAGAGCCGTCCCCATCCAGGAGACGGTAGAAACTCTGGACATCACAGAAGAAG gtATTGAGACACTGCTATGTTATCTGGAGCTTCATCCTCAGCGCTTTGTAGAGCTTCTCCACCACACACTGTCTGTGTGCAAAGTCAGCTGCTATGAAGGCCCCAGACAGCTGCGAAAGATCACGAAAAT CTGCCCACCCGTGGCCGTCGTGCTAGCCCGTAGGCGGATGGCTGGTGAGCGAGTGGAGTCGTATGACCAGCTGGAGTTTGACGTGGTGGAGGTGGCCGACACGATGGGATGGCAGCTCCCTTTGGTCAAGAGGGGACTCAGGCAGCTGCAGTGGAGCACCGGTAAAG CTGGCGGGCGAAGTGGCGTCCTCGTCGAGTTCTCTTCTCTGTCCTTCTACTTCCGCTCCTATGGAGACCTGAGCGACGAGGAACTGGACAAGGTGTGCCGGTTCCTGCATAGGCGCGTTCAGGATCGAGAGCGGTCGCAGCTTTACCAGCTGAGCGCTTGCTTCAGGGCCTTCAAAAG TGTGGCCTTCAAAAATGTGCTGTCCTGCACGGACGACTTGGATGAGGGTCGCAGTCTCCGGCTGAAGGACCTTCTGTCCGACTACTTTGACAAGCGGCGGGAAAGAGACCTCACCCTGGAACCGATGGAACCGGAGGATAGCCTGGACCGGTACAAG ctCTTGGATTGGGAGGATCAGATCAGAGCAGACATAAGGAGCTTCCTGTCCATCAGAAGTGACGAGAAGTTCTCAGGCAGAGCCATTGCCCGAATCTTTCACGGCATCG gAAGTCCGTGCTACCCTGCCCAAATGTACGGCAGAGATCGACGCTACTGGCGAAAGTACATCGAGTTTGACTTCAACCAGCTCATTAAGCTGGCAACTCAAGCGATCATTGAATATAAGTAA
- the recql4 gene encoding ATP-dependent DNA helicase Q4 isoform X1 yields MDRYNEVKLLLKSWEQVFVKEHQRKPVKEDIDKASEDTRNLYKEYHSLKLAKEKSGSSNATRINTKLTECAPQKDCWGSHLNRSVLPASSPRSLSALDRDSLKASAQYYGLKLKNNLATLTSKEKPVSLKKSGRVPVNSLKKDAQSAQKNNAVFTSFDAESSPFSPRREKPSLEVVSDKLPPVDAQEPSELFPPVPETSKDSVSTGGTQVPISSGNVEKDSGTLHGGLGPASRGVLQIPATPGRPSPANRLSFVDRKWLERCQVFDELGAEEKPGAGNQEGCRLMETDEKQVDKKDGMINIPLNVAPHSQQKKENSEDTAPPKEASESPPKKSKKKRQREGGAIEEGGAQKKRRRKKNEEGDEKIEEKAEGDGKKRRRKKGKEDTEVEEDKATKVPKKVPQENLLGEVDEDFGTRRSYQAQSVRARGSKVAEGNFVKINLKKKSHVKGYALRGMALRKQLYIQKFQLKGERFGGGGGFLGRGRRGGFRGGFRGGHSRQGDTCYKCGATGHWAIHCKGPAPPPSTCEEQPVDEEEPFELPTLEEVARATGTLQPQDQGASFKEEREPENSSKDEALLNVIRPDYERPTPPPPMEPLYRLTDDGKLQATPDDVFDALRELGYSSFRAGQEEAIMRILSGLSTLVVLSTGMGKSLCYQLPAYLYAKRSNCITLVISPLVSLMDDQLSGLPANLKAACIHSNMTMKQREAAIQKVKAGLVCVLLLSPEALVGGGAGSSSGCLPSAQELPPVAFACIDEAHCVSEWSHNFRPCYLRLCKVLRERLGVRCLLGLTATATLSTALDIAHHLDIHDQDGIAVRSAAVPANLHLSVSMDREKDQALVSLLKGDRFGCLDSIIVYCTRREETARVAALLRTCLQGVLVKENKDISNSQTQVNPVGQKKKELARKKIRKPLKWQAESYHAGLSGSERRRVQNNFMCGELRIVVATVAFGMGLDKSDVRGIIHYNMPKSFESYVQEIGRAGRDGEPAHCHLFLEPEGMDLHELRRHIYSDTVDYYTVKRLVQKVFPACKCKQIHQKQKELIQEDVGDAELLEMMETCNQEIGHDTSTRQEMIHSTDNGHKTDDSDANNVSVEVVGEQEVGSSSDWPVERVCHTHERAVPIQETVETLDITEEGIETLLCYLELHPQRFVELLHHTLSVCKVSCYEGPRQLRKITKICPPVAVVLARRRMAGERVESYDQLEFDVVEVADTMGWQLPLVKRGLRQLQWSTGKAGGRSGVLVEFSSLSFYFRSYGDLSDEELDKVCRFLHRRVQDRERSQLYQLSACFRAFKSVAFKNVLSCTDDLDEGRSLRLKDLLSDYFDKRRERDLTLEPMEPEDSLDRYKLLDWEDQIRADIRSFLSIRSDEKFSGRAIARIFHGIGSPCYPAQMYGRDRRYWRKYIEFDFNQLIKLATQAIIEYK; encoded by the exons ATGGACCGCTACAACGAGGTAAAACTCCTGCTGAAAAGCTGGGAGCAAGTTTTTGTCAAAGAGCACCAAAGGAAACCAGTCAAG GAGGACATTGACAAAGCTTCAGAGGACACGAGGA ATTTATACAAAGAATACCATAGTTTAAAACTAGCCAAAGAGAAAAGTGGCAGCAGCAATGCAACCAGAATTAACACCAAACTGACTGAATGTGCACCTCAAAag GACTGCTGGGGTTCTCACCTGAATCGCAGCGTTTTACCGGCTTCTTCGCCCAGGTCCCTTAGTGCCTTGGACAGAGATTCTCTCAAGGCTTCTGCGCAATATTATGGCCTCAAACTAAAAAACAACCTGGCGACACTGACTAGCAAG GAGAAACCAGTCTCGTTGAAAAAATCTGGGCGTGTGCCTGTGAACTCTTTAAAAAAAGACGCTCAAAGTGCACAGAAGAATAACGCTGTCTTCACATCCTTTGATGCAGAATCCAGCCCCTTTTCCCCAAG ACGGGAGAAGCCAAGCCTAGAAGTCGTGTCTGATAAGCTCCCCCCAGTGGATGCTCAGGAACCTTCTGAGCTATTTCCACCAGTTCCGGAAACGTCCAAAGATTCTGTTAGTACTGGTGGGACTCAGGTGCCTATCTCTAGTGGCAATGTAGAAAAAGACTCAGGGACTTTACATGGAGGCCTTGGTCCTGCGAGTCGAGGAGTGCTTCAAATTCCTGCCACCCCAGGAAGACCTTCACCCGCCAACCGACTGAGCTTTGTGGACAGGAAGTGGCTGGAGAGGTGTCAAGTTTTTGATGAGCTGGGAGCTGAAGAGAAGCCCGGTGCAGGAAACCAGGAGGGGTGTCGGCTAATGGAGACTGATGAGAAACAAGTAGACAAAAAAGATGGAATGATAAATATTCCACTGAATGTCGCTCCACATTCCCAGCAAAAGAAGGAAAATTCTGAAGACACGGCACCACCGAAAGAGGCCAGTGAGAGCCCTCCAAAGAAAAGCAAGAAGAAGAGGCAGCGGGAAGGAGGGGCAATAGAAGAAGGGGGAGCCCAGAAGAAGaggagaagaaagaagaacGAGGAAGGGGATGAGAAGATTGAGGAGAAAGCCGAAGGAGATGGGAAGAAGAGACGCAGGAAGAAGGGAAAAGAGGATACCGAGGTGGAGGAAGACAAAGCAACTAAGGTGCCAAAGAAG GTTCCTCAGGAGAACCTGCTTGGCGAAGTTGATGAAGACTTTGGTACCAGGAGATCATATCAAGCACAGTCAGTCCGAGCCAG GGGCTCCAAGGTTGCAGAGGGCAACTTTGTGAAGATCAATCTGAAAAAGAAATCTCACGTCAAAGGATATGCCTTGAGAGGAATGGCCCTGCGCAAACAA TTGTACATACAGAAGTTCCAGTTGAAAGGCGAACGTTTTGGTGGCGGTGGTGGCTTTTTGGGTAGAGGACGGCGTGGCGGCTTTCGTGGCGGCTTTCGTGGCGGCCATAGCCGCCAGGGGGACACTTGCTACAAGTGCGGCGCCACAGGACACTGGGCCATCCACTGCAAGGGACCAG cacctCCGCCTTCTACTTGCGAGGAGCagcccgttgatgaagaggagcCCTTCGAGCTACCCACCCTGGAGGAGGTTGCCAGGGCGACAGGAACACTGCAACCTCAGGACCAAGGTGctagtttcaaagaagagcgagAACCTGAGAACAGCAGCAAAGACGAAGCTCTGCTCAACGTGATCCGTCCCGACTACGAGCGTCCAACACCTCCGCCACCCATGGAGCCGCTTTACCGCCTCACAGACGATGGCAAACTTCAGG CGACACCTGACGACGTCTTCGATGCTCTCCGAGAACTTGGCTACAGCTCGTTCAGGGCGGGGCAGGAGGAAGCCATCATGAGGATCCTGTCAG GTCTCTCCACCCTGGTGGTGTTGTCGACAGGGATGGGCAAGTCGCTTTGCTATCAGCTGCCAGCTTACTTGTATGCCAAGCGGTCCAATTGCATCACTTTAGTCATCTCCCCGCTTGTCTCGCTCATGGATGACCAG CTCTCTGGCCTCCCAGCCAACCTGAAAGCAGCCTGCATCCATTCCAACATGACAATGAAACAACGAGAAGCTGCGATACAAAAG GTAAAGGCAGGTCTAGTGTGTGTGCTGCTGCTCTCTCCCGAAGCACTGGTTGGCGGAGGTGCCGGCTCCAGTTCGGGATGCCTTCCCTCTGCGCAGGAGCTCCCCCCAGTGGCCTTTGCGTGCATCGATGAAGCCCACTGCGTGTCGGAATGGTCCCACAACTTCCGCCCATGCTACCTAAGGCtttgtaaa GTGTTGAGGGAGCGTTTGGGTGTGCGGTGTTTGCTTGGACTCACAGCCACGGCCACATTGTCTACAGCTCTGGACATCGCTCACCACCTGGACATCCACGACCAGGACGGTATCGCTGTCCGATCCGCCGCCGTGCCCGCCAACCTGCACCTTTCTGTGTCCATGGACCGGGAGAAGGATCAG gctCTGGTGTCCTTGTTAAAAGGCGATCGCTTCGGTTGCCTGGACTCCATCATCGTTTACTGCACCAGGAGGGAGGAGACGGCTCGCGTGGCTGCGCTGCTAAGAACATGCCTGCAGGGAGTTCTCGtgaaagaaaataaagacaTCAGCAACAGCCAAACGCAAGTCAACCCAGTGGGACAAAAGAAGAAAGAACTTG CAAGGAAGAAGATTCGTAAACCTCTCAAGTGGCAGGCCGAGTCATATCACGCAGGCCTCTCGGGGTCAGAACGCCGCCGAGTTCAAAACAACTTCAtgtgcggcgagctgcggatcgTGGTGGCCACTGTGGCGTTTGGCATGGGCCTAGACAAATCTGACGTGCGGGGCATCATTCACTACAACATGCCCAAG AGCTTTGAGAGTTACGTCCAAGAAATCGGGAGAGCGGGAAGAGATGGAGAACCAGCGCACTGTCACCTCTTCCTTGAGCCTGAA GGTATGGACCTCCATGAGCTGCGACGTCACATCTATTCCGACACGGTGGACTACTACACGGTGAAAAGGCTGGTCCAGAAAGTATTCCCGGCATGCAAATGCAAACAAATccaccaaaaacaaaaagagcTGATCCAG GAGGACGTCGGTGATGCTGAGCTGTTGGAGATGATGGAGACGTGCAATCAGGAAATCGGTCACGACACATCCACCCGACAGGAGATGATACATTCCACAGACAATGGTCATAAAACGGACGATTCGGATGCCAACAATGTCAGTGTGGAGGTTGTAGGTGAGCAGGAAGTTGGAAGCTCTTCTGATTGGCCCGTGGAACGAGTGTGTCACACTCATGAGAGAGCCGTCCCCATCCAGGAGACGGTAGAAACTCTGGACATCACAGAAGAAG gtATTGAGACACTGCTATGTTATCTGGAGCTTCATCCTCAGCGCTTTGTAGAGCTTCTCCACCACACACTGTCTGTGTGCAAAGTCAGCTGCTATGAAGGCCCCAGACAGCTGCGAAAGATCACGAAAAT CTGCCCACCCGTGGCCGTCGTGCTAGCCCGTAGGCGGATGGCTGGTGAGCGAGTGGAGTCGTATGACCAGCTGGAGTTTGACGTGGTGGAGGTGGCCGACACGATGGGATGGCAGCTCCCTTTGGTCAAGAGGGGACTCAGGCAGCTGCAGTGGAGCACCGGTAAAG CTGGCGGGCGAAGTGGCGTCCTCGTCGAGTTCTCTTCTCTGTCCTTCTACTTCCGCTCCTATGGAGACCTGAGCGACGAGGAACTGGACAAGGTGTGCCGGTTCCTGCATAGGCGCGTTCAGGATCGAGAGCGGTCGCAGCTTTACCAGCTGAGCGCTTGCTTCAGGGCCTTCAAAAG TGTGGCCTTCAAAAATGTGCTGTCCTGCACGGACGACTTGGATGAGGGTCGCAGTCTCCGGCTGAAGGACCTTCTGTCCGACTACTTTGACAAGCGGCGGGAAAGAGACCTCACCCTGGAACCGATGGAACCGGAGGATAGCCTGGACCGGTACAAG ctCTTGGATTGGGAGGATCAGATCAGAGCAGACATAAGGAGCTTCCTGTCCATCAGAAGTGACGAGAAGTTCTCAGGCAGAGCCATTGCCCGAATCTTTCACGGCATCG gAAGTCCGTGCTACCCTGCCCAAATGTACGGCAGAGATCGACGCTACTGGCGAAAGTACATCGAGTTTGACTTCAACCAGCTCATTAAGCTGGCAACTCAAGCGATCATTGAATATAAGTAA